One part of the Canis lupus dingo isolate Sandy chromosome 14, ASM325472v2, whole genome shotgun sequence genome encodes these proteins:
- the HILPDA gene encoding LOW QUALITY PROTEIN: hypoxia-inducible lipid droplet-associated protein (The sequence of the model RefSeq protein was modified relative to this genomic sequence to represent the inferred CDS: inserted 1 base in 1 codon) produces MKPMLNLYLLGVVLTLLSIFVRLMESLGGILESPLLGSSWTTRGHTASAEPXKGIPDHPSREV; encoded by the exons ATGAAGCCTATGTTGAACCTCTATCTCTTAGGTGTGGTGCTGACCCTGCTCTCCATCTTCGTTAGACTGATGGAGTCCCTGGGAGGCATACTGGAGAGCCCATTGCTGGGGAGCTCTTGGACCACCAGAGGTCATACAGCCAGTGCAGAGC CCAAGGGCATTCCAGACCATCCATCCAGAGAGGTGTGA